Proteins from a genomic interval of Kaistia defluvii:
- a CDS encoding BA14K family protein yields the protein MKKIAAAALATLIGITAVVGTAQTASAENGRNAALAAGAAVGLGVGALLAAPRYDNGYEIAPPRYAAPVYDDGYRAPPRRVVRANWRAHTEWCYDNYRSYDERTDTFIGRDGNEYRCRGSY from the coding sequence ATGAAGAAGATCGCAGCCGCCGCTCTTGCTACCCTCATCGGGATCACCGCCGTCGTCGGCACGGCGCAGACCGCCTCCGCCGAAAACGGCAGGAACGCCGCCCTGGCAGCCGGCGCGGCCGTCGGCCTCGGTGTCGGCGCCCTGCTCGCCGCGCCCCGCTACGACAATGGCTACGAGATCGCCCCGCCCCGTTACGCCGCCCCGGTCTATGACGATGGCTACCGTGCACCGCCGCGCCGCGTCGTCCGCGCCAATTGGCGTGCCCACACCGAATGGTGCTACGACAACTACCGCTCCTATGACGAGCGCACCGATACCTTCATCGGTCGCGACGGCAACGAATATCGCTGCCGCGGTTCCTACTAA
- a CDS encoding PhzF family phenazine biosynthesis protein, which translates to MSRRFALLDVFAKTPLQGNQLAVVLDSEGLSDERMQAITREFNLAETVFVLPPERPGHRAHLRIFCPAYEMPFAGHPTVGTAVLLALETFGPDAAGQDAVFVVEEKVGDIRCAVALHSGKAGHAIFDVPRQAEKIEAVIDDAALAAMLGLEPSQLGCENHRPSVYSAGVPYLLVPVRDLSAIARARPVIQNWKSVLPEGVGSVYLYTRETTTNEHQFHARMFWLGEGIIEDPATGSAAAAFAGAVAAFDQLPSGTHRFVIEQGFEIDRPSLISLEVDIENHALFASRIGGDTVLIARGTLDI; encoded by the coding sequence TTGTCCCGCCGCTTTGCCCTTCTCGACGTGTTTGCCAAAACCCCGCTTCAGGGCAATCAGCTTGCCGTGGTCCTCGACAGCGAGGGGCTGAGCGACGAGCGCATGCAGGCGATCACGCGCGAGTTCAACCTGGCCGAGACGGTGTTCGTCCTGCCGCCGGAACGGCCCGGCCATCGCGCGCATCTGCGCATTTTCTGCCCGGCCTATGAAATGCCGTTTGCCGGCCACCCGACCGTCGGCACGGCGGTGCTGCTGGCGCTCGAAACCTTCGGTCCGGATGCGGCCGGGCAGGATGCGGTCTTCGTCGTCGAGGAAAAGGTCGGCGACATCCGCTGCGCCGTCGCGCTGCATTCCGGCAAGGCGGGCCACGCCATCTTCGACGTGCCGCGCCAGGCGGAAAAGATTGAGGCCGTGATCGACGACGCGGCGCTGGCGGCGATGCTGGGGCTGGAGCCGTCGCAACTGGGCTGCGAGAATCACCGCCCGTCGGTCTATTCGGCGGGTGTGCCCTATCTGCTGGTGCCGGTGCGCGATCTCTCGGCCATCGCCCGCGCAAGGCCGGTGATCCAGAACTGGAAGAGCGTGCTGCCGGAGGGCGTCGGCAGCGTCTATCTCTACACGCGCGAGACCACGACCAACGAGCATCAGTTCCACGCCCGCATGTTCTGGCTCGGCGAGGGCATCATCGAGGACCCGGCGACCGGCTCCGCCGCCGCCGCCTTCGCCGGCGCGGTTGCGGCCTTCGACCAGTTGCCCTCGGGCACGCATCGCTTCGTCATCGAGCAGGGTTTTGAAATCGACCGTCCGAGCCTGATCTCGCTCGAGGTTGACATCGAGAATCACGCCCTGTTCGCCAGCCGGATCGGCGGCGACACCGTGCTGATCGCCCGGGGAACGCTGGATATCTAG